Part of the Scylla paramamosain isolate STU-SP2022 chromosome 15, ASM3559412v1, whole genome shotgun sequence genome, AAGCAGATACTCTGATGATTTTCCATAAATGAGTTGAACTTATCATCCTTGACTTTCTGGACATGAGAAAACTTTCCACAAAGTGAATGCCCAAAACTGAATGCTGAATGGAAGTGCATTTCAGTGACAACACCAACGGCAACTTAGATTTGGTTTGCAGATGAAAAAGCAGATCTCATGGCCTGTTTAATCACCATAGATGAAACCTGACCTCACCACTGTGATCCCCAGACAAAACCACAATCAATGGAGTGGCATCACTGTAGTTCACCACATCCCAAGTAATTTCTGACCCAGAAGTCTGTAGAAAAGAGCCTGCCTTCAGTGTTTTGGGACAAAGACATAGTACTCCTCATCACATAGCTTGTCAAATACCATAAGTCTTTGAAGCAGAAACACTGTAGGAAGCTAAGCAATGGTGTCCTATTTTTTGCAGGACAACACACCTATGCacaaagctcaaaacactggacAAAAAATTTGTGACTTCAGCTCCAAATTGATGGAGCTTCCATCTTATTCTTCAGATTTGGCCCCCTCCAACTACCACCTCTTCCCACAATCGAAGACACTTCAAGGGAAGAACTTCACTACCATTCACAGCTCAGTTTTCCCAAACTCTAGTGTCAGAGTTGCCATCACAGGTTGcacaataacaaaatttttgtacacttttctagtaaagaGTTGTCCTACCTATCCTACAAATTTAATAGCCTCACCCTTTTGCAAGGCCTCCAAGCCAGGAACTTTTAAGCACCCCTTCACACACTCTCAAGCCACTACTGAACACCTCATCATGCTTTGGGTCAATAATGtcatcttttgtctttctcttcatcatacATTTTCTCTGTTACTACATGGAATGAATATAATAAATCTTAAAAGGTATAGCGTGATGATAGACAATGAAAGAAGAATCCAATGAAGTTGCTattcagaaagaaaacaaagaataatttcatcaaTTTGATCTTGCGTATTACTTGCTTACCCTGTAAGTTGTACTGCTTCTTCACTTGTCCATGGTGTGTTGAGTCACTCTGCAACAAGTATTCCTTGCATTAATGTTTTCTAACATTTAATTTTGATGCAAGATACCTCAACTGAGAGTAACagtaatacaaaacaaagaagtaGCAAGAATGGCTCTTTAGTTACTAAACATGTTCAGTGTGACCAGCAGTGAAGCTGACTTCCCACcactgaagaaggaaaaacatttGGTACCCCAATTTGGCACAAATCACCCATGTGAGAAGTACAATTGTTTATGTCTTCCGCTGAGTTCATTACAAACACAGAACTGTACAGATGCCTGTGGATCATGTTGCACTACAAACAGAATACATACTTCTACTGTAATGCAAACCCACTATTGGAAGCATAGCCACATTTGGGTGCCATTTCATTTTGAGCAAAGTAAATGGTGGACCAACAGTATTACATAAAACTATTGAATTCAAGTAatttgttaatatattttttttatttcattctcctTTAATACCAAATTTCAAGGCAAATAATGTTTGAAAAGGCTTTCTATGAGACTTCAGCATCAACTGCACTGGGCTTCTTCATCAGAGGATGAATACTCTGATTTCTGATGGCCTTCCTGATGATGCAACAAATAATTCTACTGAAACAAAAGACTACACAGATGATGCACCTGCATGTGTGGCAAATGAATGAATGTCACATCCTCACAAACAGGTTGTCCATTCATAGAAAAGGAGAAGCTTTGTATATGACCAAGTTCTTCAAAACAATGTAGTCTTTTCCATTGATGTTTAAATATCAATCATTACAGATGAAATAGTACATGAAATAGTGAAAGAATCTAATAAGTATGCTTCTCAGGTAATCTTGTCACAAAGGGTAACAAGAATCATAGCTTAGAGATTAGGTTCATAATCTGTTTTCATAGAAGGCTTCAGAATGATTAGTAGTGGTGGAAAATGGTCATAAAATTACTTACCAAGACTGGGACCACTGAAGAAGTAGTCACTTCCTGAGGCATCCTGGTCATGGCAGACACTCTGGAGCCACAAGGAAGATTTCTTGCAGCCTTATCACTCGATTCAGGGTCTGGGAGGCGGGGAACACGAGGCTGCCATAGAGACGTGGTTCTGTGCCTCTTGCGCCGTTTCTTACTCGGCAACGGGGGTTCAtcattgttgctgctgatgtttGAAGGCTGGACATAATCATGGTCagccacatcatcatcatcagacatAAAAAGGTCTGATCCACAGTTTTCTCTCACCTGTAAGAGGTTCAGAATGTTATTCTGAGTAAGACACAGCAAACCACACTGCCTCTCACATTGTCAAAATGTAAGTGGCTATTCCTGGACAGGAACATAAAAGGCAATTTGTTACAAGCTGTAAAAGCTCAGCTGACAGCAGACCAAGATGACAATGGACAAAGTTAAAAGTGGACCAAATTTGGCAAAGAGCATGATAAGCACTGGTCTGAATTAGCAGTGGTGATCATGGCTGTGAGGTCTCTTCTGCTAAAAGCTCCAGTATATACCCCATTAATTGTCTGAACTTTGCTACTATTTTCTGTGTGCCTAACCTCTCatcttttgcttatgctgttatcctatcttctctgttgggctcctccaatcacaatctcatatctgtatcctgTCCTATCACTTCagtccctcctcaagatcccccaaGCAGAGGTgcttctggcattttgcctctgctagtatgggggacctgaggaggtattttgctgattttccttagaaagACTACTGTTTCCATGACAGAGACCCATCTGTGTCTGCCAAACACATAACAGAGGCGAGTGTATGGCATGGatacgtacattcctcactttttctcgatctaaaccttccaaaccttggtttaacacagcctgttctcatgccaTACATGATAgtgaggtggcccacaaaaggtacttgagtcttccatcaccagaatctcatgcactttatatttctgcccagaaccatatcaagtctgttctccaagtagccaaaaactcacttattaacaaaaagtgtcaaaatctttcaagatctaactcccctcaagacttctggcacctagccaaaaacatctccaataactttgctcttcttctttctttcctttatttcaatgaggtggcaccactgctaaCACATCTACCTcttaagctgaactctttgctcaaacctttgctaaaaactctacctcagactattcagggcttgttcctccctctcctccaacttctgactacttcatgctacctattaaaattcctcacaatgatgttttccatgcccttactagcctaaaccctcagatGGCTTATGGAAATAAATgagtccttcctattgttctccaaaattgCACCTCCAtggttgcaccttgcctagtcaaactctcaaCTCTCTcagtcaacatctatctttccttcttcctggaagtttgcctacattcatcctgttcctaaaaaggatgaccattctaatccctcaaactatcatcctattgctttaatttcctgcttatctaaagtttttgaatctatcctcaaaaggaagattcttaaacatctatcacttcacaaccttctatctgatcaccagtatgggttccgtcaaagccactcaactggtgatcttttttttttttatgtaggagggacactggccaagggcaacaataaaattaaaaaaaaaaaaaaaaaaaaaaggcacaccgagatgccagtcccagaaaagggtccaaagcagtagtcagaaattaaaggataagtgtcttgaaacctccctcttgaaggaattcaagtcataggaaggaggaaatacagaagcaggcagggagttcaagagtttcccagagatagggatgaatgattgagaatgattgagaggttaactcttgcattagagatgtggacaggataggggtgagagaaagaagaaagtcttgtgcagcaaggccacaggagaagaagaggcatgcagttagcaagatcagaagagcagttagcatgaaaatagcagtaggagacagctagagatgcaacattggagtgatgagagagaggctgaagacagtcagttagaggagaggagttgatgagacaaaaagcttttgattcctcccTATCTAGgagagcagtataagtggaaccccccccaaacatgtgagcagcagggggggtgagaaaaacttgcggagacgtctcaaaatgcctaacttcatagaagctgttttagctagagatgagatgtgaagtttccagttcagattataagtaaagcacacaccaagaatgttcagtgtagaagaaggagacagttgagtgtcattgaagaaaaggggatagttgtctggaaggttgtgtcgagttgatagatggaggaattgagtttttgaggcactgaacaatacgaagtttgctctgccccaaccagaaattttagaaagatcagaagtcaggcattctgtggcttccatatgtgaa contains:
- the LOC135107182 gene encoding uncharacterized protein LOC135107182, with the translated sequence MSEIPARRRPRRQRGTSKVRENCGSDLFMSDDDDVADHDYVQPSNISSNNDEPPLPSKKRRKRHRTTSLWQPRVPRLPDPESSDKAARNLPCGSRVSAMTRMPQEVTTSSVVPVLSDSTHHGQVKKQYNLQEKTDFMWSLKLLHTAVWEHRWYDAFRLLPCVVTQAFPHLSLELLWKVCVLLFLKILCCRCT